One part of the Solanum dulcamara chromosome 8, daSolDulc1.2, whole genome shotgun sequence genome encodes these proteins:
- the LOC129900245 gene encoding uncharacterized protein LOC129900245, whose amino-acid sequence MAGVPGYSALAPKTKNLVMAGGLTGFVFGVYYYTMRAVGSSDELQVAIDKFEDAKRSNEAEASLAPKQ is encoded by the coding sequence ATGGCTGGAGTTCCAGGATACAGTGCTCTTGCTCCCAAGACTAAGAATCTGGTTATGGCGGGAGGTTTAACAGGATTTGTTTTTGGTGTGTACTACTATACTATGAGAGCTGTTGGAAGCTCAGATGAACTTCAAGTAGCCATTGATAAGTTTGAAGATGCGAAACGCAGCAATGAGGCTGAAGCAAGTTTGGCACCTAAGCAATAA